GGCGGAAGAGGAGTTTCGAAAGGCGATCGAAAAGGCGATTTTGGGCTAGCCAATTGCGCAGGGTTTTCGTCTTTTTTTGAACACGATGGCTGTTCCTTGAAAGGAGCAGCCATGTTTTTTACAGTCTCCGACGCCCCGCCAAGGCCTTTTTGTAAAAATCGATTTGCCGGCCGGGCTGGGCGGTTTAAGATCAAGAAAGAGGATGAGCCTTTCCAACCGAAAGGTGATTTTGGTCTGGCGACCGGAGGGAGCCCTCCGGAAAGAAAACTTCATCTTGCCGATACTCTGCGAGCGCGCAGTTTTCCTGAGCAAGCTACTTTTCTACACATCTAGTGATCACACCTTGCAATGCCGCGACTTTCGAGGGCCTGTAGGCAAGGCGGTCGGACAAAGCGATGTTTTTCATCTTCCACATAACATGCATCGATTCTTCATGGCGCTATTTTGCTCAGGGAAGTACTCCGCGGATGTTTGTGCCGATCCCTTACAGTGATCGAAGGCAGGCTAATTCCTGCACGCAACATTTTCAGGGCTAAAAGCCGCTGGGTACTTGGGGGTAAGAACGGGGTTTTTTAGATTTGAGAAGTGATATCGAAAATTTCTTCTATTCAACTTAATGATATTCTTTCTTTATCTTTGGCTTTAATTTCAGCAAGGATCTGTAGAGCCCTTTCTTTGGCCTTTTCCATTTTTGGGTACCGAACCTCTCTATATCCTGTAATTGCTTCTGGGAGTTCAAAAAATTCAACCCAGAGTTGGTATTCCCTTGAGTTGGAGTATTCAAATTGCTTGCAGCTATATAGAAACCAATCTCGAAATTCTTTTTCTCGCTTATGCCAACCTGGCAGAATACGCCTCAGGAATTTTGCTTTGCTCATGATTTTGAGCATCCAGGGTGAAGATTTTAAACGAAATCTGATCCTGAAATTACCCAATACAAATTCGGGTTTGGTCCAATGCTTGTATTCTACGCGATCTCCCTTGTCGAGTTGAATATGAAAAAGTTGTAGATTCTGAGATAAAGTCTGACTGTCTGTCAAGAGCCTAGCTACTTCTACTTCGTCTTTTATAGCCATGATCTTGTAAATGTTTTTTATTGCTGCTTTGGTTGCTGCAAAGCCAAGCTGTAAACAATCCTTGGTCAGTATGGTTTTTAGGGTCTCATAATAAAGCTGGGCGTACTCGATATCCTCGTAAAGATAAATATTTTTTAGTCTTAGGCTAAAGGCTTCAAGAATGGATTTATCAAGAGGAAAAGAGGAAATTTCAGAATGCCATTTCCAAAGCTTTTGAGCTTCTTCTTTTTTGGATTTTTGCAGATGGATTATAAAGCTATCCCAAGGGTTAGCAAAGAGCAGTTGCTCGGTATGTTTCTCGTTATTATTAAAAGTATTTTCTTTATGATTAACCACAAGAGCTCTTCCAAGCGAAAATGCCTCTATGTTGATCGGGCTTTTTTTGCCTAAGGTTTCCTGGATTGCCCATTCGATACTTTCTAAAGAAAAAGGAAGATAACCGGCCTGAAAAGCTACTCCAAATGCCATAAGGTTGGAATAAAGCTTGTTGTCAAAATATTCTTCAGAAAGTTGAGAAAAAGGGAATTTTAAGTAGCGCCGTTGATCAATCTTTGAAAGAATTTTGCTTTCTATTTCAGAAAAATTAAGGGTGTCTTTTCCGATTAAAGAACGGACGGTTTGAGTCAGTGTTTCATTGAGGATCAGGGCAGTTTTTTCAGGGTCACCAACCTTGTATCTTCCTCCTGGATCAATAATCCGGGCGGTTTCTAAGGGATCCAGGCCTAGAATTAAGTCTCCTTCACCATAGTTTCCGATTGGAGTTATAGGCAGATCCTCCTCTTTATTGGGTTTTTGATAGAAGACGATTTGAGAAACCACTGACCCATTACGAATAGCTAAACCATTTCGATCACAAAACTGCACACAAAACCCATCCCTGTGTGCTGCTCTAACGATAACTGCCGTCAAACTAGCAATTCCCATACCTCCAACACCAGCTATTAAAACTCTATAAGGCTTCTTCAATTCATCTTTTTGAGGGGGGATATCGATTTTTATGGGCTCTTCTTTAAAATGTGACCGGGGAGATGACCGAAAGACTGTTAGTTCTGCAAAAGCCGGGCAAGCCCCAACCCTTGCACAGGCTCCATCAGCAACACACCAGGATAGATCTGTAGCCATTTTTTTACCAAAATCGGTATCAATAAAGGTCAATCCAGGGCAGCCCGTAGACATAGTACATTCAAGACAGAATTCACAAACGTCGGGATTAATAAAAACGTATTTTTTTTGCGAAATGTATCCCTTTTGCCTTATTTCTTCTCTTTCTTTTTTTGTCTGTCGCCTTTGGGAAATTATTGCACATTCCTTTTCAGCAATAATGATCTTTACTCCCTCTTTAAGAATCGTCTGTTCCAAGATTATTTTGTACTGTTCTCTTTGTGAAGGATTGATTCGATATACGGGAAGCTTTGTTTTTTCAGTAATAGCGGCGATAATTTTATTGATATCCTGACAGGCTGTCTTATCCCCAAGAAGATCCTTATCCACTCCCGGCGTAGTTTGGTGTCCTGTCATCGCCGTAGTTCGGTTATCTAGGATGATATAAGTGATATCCTGTCCATTTTTGACAGAATTGGATATCGCAACTAGCCCAGAATGAAAAAAGGTGGAATCACCCATAAATACCACCTGTTTGTTCTTGATGAAAGGATCTATTCCTAGTCCTGTTCCTCCCCCAAGACCCATTCCACTATAGTTGTGCATAAGGCTTTGGTAAGGTTCGAACATCAACATTGTGTAACAGCCAGTATCTCCATGAAAAACCAGATCTATGGGGTCAGTTTTGTGATGGATTTTCATGTAGTGAGGATCTTTAAAGTTTTTTTGAATTTCAAGGAGTAGGGCTGCAGAATCCCTATGAGGACATCCAGGGCAGAAAGTGGGTGTCCTCAAAGGCAACTGGAAAGAGGGAGTTGGATTGTCATCCGAAAAACGATTGAATTGACACAGGCTTTTCCCACTAAGAGAAATCTTAGACAAAAGAGGATCTAAAATGTCTACTAGCAAAGAGGGATCAAGCCCTCCGGTTGAGGGTATGCCTCCTAGACCTAAAGGAAAACGTTTACCATAGATCTTTTTATGAACCCGTTCCTGGTTCAGAATGAGAACGATGGATTCTTCAAGGAAAGCTCTTCTTTCTTCTATGACGTAAAGTTCATCGACAGTTTGCGCAAATTGAACAATAACCTGGGGATTGAGAGGGTAGGTGAGACCAACTTTTAAAATGGGAATTTTCCCATAAACACCCAGATAATCGAGTGCTTGGGCTAGATAGCAAAAGGATAATCCTGAACAGACAAAACCGATTTTGGAATTTTGATCGGCAAAATAAGTTTTATCGAGTTGGAGTTCTTTGGCCTTTGACCAGAGTAGCTGGTATCGAAAGAGAAAATCTTTTTCTCTTTGTGAAGTCCTTGGAGGAAGAATCACTCTTTTTTCAAAGTCTATGGTTGAACTGTCCAGGGAAAATGCATTAAGAGAATGGTTAAGAGGGAAATGGTTTTTTTTAACCATGACTGTCCCCCCTCCGTCTGCTTGATTGGTTGTGACTAAATAGCCAATGAAAAGGTTAGAATACCGAGAAAGAATAAACCCCAAATTTACCCAGTCCTTGATTTCTTGTATAGTTGAGGGTTCCAAAATAGGCATGTGTAAATGTTTACAGAGAAAACGAGAATCGGCTGGAGTCTGGGTTGAGTCATTCCATGGGTCATCTCCAATAATAACGATTGCTCCTCCTTCAGGATGACTTCCACCTAAATTACCCAGTGCAAGGCCATCTGAAGCCACATGAAAGCCTACACTTTTCATTGCTGCAACAGCTCTTAAGCCTGCCATTTGAGAACCATTTAACATAGCCGCAGCCAAAGCTTCGTTATTCGCAAGAATAGCTTGAATGCCATGTTCTTTCAGAAGGCCAGAAATGGATTCGACAGTATCGAAAATTCCAGAGATGGGAGAGCCAGGGTAGCCGGTGATAAGATGAATTCCGCCATGAGTTTCAAGTAGGCCTTTTACGATCGCTTCATTACCCGTATAAACTTCTAAGCCTTCCTCTTTGAGAAATCTTGGATCAGCCGCTGCAATTACACTTTTAGTAG
The DNA window shown above is from Methylacidiphilum caldifontis and carries:
- a CDS encoding DUF6537 domain-containing protein; its protein translation is MATKSVIAAADPRFLKEEGLEVYTGNEAIVKGLLETHGGIHLITGYPGSPISGIFDTVESISGLLKEHGIQAILANNEALAAAMLNGSQMAGLRAVAAMKSVGFHVASDGLALGNLGGSHPEGGAIVIIGDDPWNDSTQTPADSRFLCKHLHMPILEPSTIQEIKDWVNLGFILSRYSNLFIGYLVTTNQADGGGTVMVKKNHFPLNHSLNAFSLDSSTIDFEKRVILPPRTSQREKDFLFRYQLLWSKAKELQLDKTYFADQNSKIGFVCSGLSFCYLAQALDYLGVYGKIPILKVGLTYPLNPQVIVQFAQTVDELYVIEERRAFLEESIVLILNQERVHKKIYGKRFPLGLGGIPSTGGLDPSLLVDILDPLLSKISLSGKSLCQFNRFSDDNPTPSFQLPLRTPTFCPGCPHRDSAALLLEIQKNFKDPHYMKIHHKTDPIDLVFHGDTGCYTMLMFEPYQSLMHNYSGMGLGGGTGLGIDPFIKNKQVVFMGDSTFFHSGLVAISNSVKNGQDITYIILDNRTTAMTGHQTTPGVDKDLLGDKTACQDINKIIAAITEKTKLPVYRINPSQREQYKIILEQTILKEGVKIIIAEKECAIISQRRQTKKEREEIRQKGYISQKKYVFINPDVCEFCLECTMSTGCPGLTFIDTDFGKKMATDLSWCVADGACARVGACPAFAELTVFRSSPRSHFKEEPIKIDIPPQKDELKKPYRVLIAGVGGMGIASLTAVIVRAAHRDGFCVQFCDRNGLAIRNGSVVSQIVFYQKPNKEEDLPITPIGNYGEGDLILGLDPLETARIIDPGGRYKVGDPEKTALILNETLTQTVRSLIGKDTLNFSEIESKILSKIDQRRYLKFPFSQLSEEYFDNKLYSNLMAFGVAFQAGYLPFSLESIEWAIQETLGKKSPINIEAFSLGRALVVNHKENTFNNNEKHTEQLLFANPWDSFIIHLQKSKKEEAQKLWKWHSEISSFPLDKSILEAFSLRLKNIYLYEDIEYAQLYYETLKTILTKDCLQLGFAATKAAIKNIYKIMAIKDEVEVARLLTDSQTLSQNLQLFHIQLDKGDRVEYKHWTKPEFVLGNFRIRFRLKSSPWMLKIMSKAKFLRRILPGWHKREKEFRDWFLYSCKQFEYSNSREYQLWVEFFELPEAITGYREVRYPKMEKAKERALQILAEIKAKDKERISLS